In Actinomycetota bacterium, the following are encoded in one genomic region:
- the rsfS gene encoding ribosome silencing factor, which yields MRTGLRLGTVGGPDRTDLRSSPLPTSLDLALTAASAASSKQARDVLVLDVSEPLVISDYFVICSGNSDRQVRAIAEAVERACRAEGARPLRREGERDARWVLLDFVDFVVHVFLEEERAYYDLERLWRDAPVVARSDEVGSLVTA from the coding sequence GTGCGCACCGGCCTGCGGCTCGGTACCGTAGGGGGGCCAGACCGCACCGACCTCAGGAGCTCGCCCCTGCCGACCAGCCTCGACCTCGCCCTCACCGCCGCATCGGCGGCCTCCTCCAAGCAGGCCCGCGACGTCCTCGTCCTCGACGTCTCCGAGCCGCTGGTCATCTCCGACTACTTCGTCATCTGCTCGGGCAACAGCGACCGCCAGGTCCGTGCCATCGCCGAAGCGGTCGAGCGCGCCTGCCGCGCCGAGGGTGCCCGCCCCCTCCGCCGAGAGGGAGAGCGCGACGCACGCTGGGTCCTCCTCGACTTCGTCGACTTCGTCGTCCACGTCTTCCTGGAGGAGGAGCGGGCCTACTACGACCTCGAACGCCTCTGGCGCGACGCCCCCGTCGTCGCCCGCAGCGACGAGGTCGGCAGCCTGGTCACCGCCTGA